The following are encoded in a window of Tessaracoccus flavescens genomic DNA:
- a CDS encoding LLM class flavin-dependent oxidoreductase — translation MNECCNRDIRYENPLYLAEEAGALDLLSDGRLALGVSRGSPETALRGYEAFGYTGSSDPRGADLARDKFDLFWQAINGQKLVDGDPRMTPQGSRLAIEPLSESLPEHVWWGSGTRSTAEWAGRMGLNLMSSTLLTETTGQPFHELQAEQIEAFRQAYREAGHTGSPRVSVSRSIFPLTNEIDRRYFGDGRDEGSDQVGIIDGFQSTFGKTYAAEPDQLIEQLKADSAVQAADTVMLTVPNQLGVAYNLHVLESFAKHVAPALGWKPNTEGPVLGDPVA, via the coding sequence GTGAACGAGTGTTGCAACCGCGATATACGCTATGAGAACCCCCTCTACCTCGCCGAGGAGGCCGGTGCGCTAGACCTGCTCTCCGACGGAAGGCTCGCGCTGGGTGTGAGCCGGGGATCGCCGGAGACGGCGCTGCGCGGCTACGAGGCCTTCGGTTACACCGGGTCAAGCGACCCGAGGGGCGCCGATCTCGCCCGCGACAAGTTCGACCTCTTCTGGCAGGCGATCAACGGCCAGAAGCTCGTCGACGGTGATCCGCGCATGACGCCGCAGGGCAGCCGGCTCGCGATCGAACCGCTCTCCGAGTCGCTCCCGGAGCACGTCTGGTGGGGAAGCGGCACCCGCAGCACGGCCGAATGGGCCGGGCGGATGGGCCTCAACCTGATGAGCTCCACCCTGCTCACCGAGACCACCGGCCAGCCGTTCCATGAGCTGCAGGCCGAGCAGATCGAGGCGTTCCGGCAGGCCTACCGCGAGGCCGGACACACCGGCTCGCCGCGGGTCTCGGTCAGCAGGAGCATCTTCCCGCTGACGAACGAGATCGACCGCCGCTACTTCGGCGACGGGCGCGACGAGGGATCCGACCAGGTGGGCATCATCGACGGCTTCCAGTCGACGTTCGGCAAGACCTACGCCGCCGAACCCGACCAGTTGATCGAACAGCTCAAGGCCGACTCGGCCGTCCAGGCCGCCGACACGGTGATGCTGACGGTGCCGAACCAGCTCGGCGTCGCCTACAACCTGCACGTGCTGGAGTCCTTCGCCAAGCACGTCGCCCCGGCGCTCGGCTGGAAGCCGAACACCGAGGGCCCGGTCCTCGGCGACCCGGTCGCCTGA